In Paralichthys olivaceus isolate ysfri-2021 chromosome 12, ASM2471397v2, whole genome shotgun sequence, the genomic window ataaaacatttttctttccactATTATATTGTTATTTGTCTTGTGCTGTCCATGTTTTATTTGGAGTTCTGTCCACAGAATCAtctgcctctccagctctctgtgGGTGACTTGTCCTACAGGCCAGCTTTGTACTGTTCTGACTGGGACCATGTGTTTCCATGCCTGACCAGCCGTGTGTAGACATGGGACAGGTGGACTAGCtttggggggaggtgggggaggagcagaaggagccTCTGTTCACTACCGTTGCATTTGTGTAGCAATTTAAGTGTTGAAATCCCAGATTATGTTTAGGGTGGTAGAGTTTGTTCCCTTATGAAATGCGCTGCCTAGCAAACTCAAGGCTTTCAAAACAGTTATTTCCGTTGTGTATAGTGTCTGTTCAGCACACTGTGGttacgtgtgagtgtgtgacagaaGGTCTGTGTGTTGGATGGAAGTAGAGCATGGGGTGTCCCAGCTGTAGGAACCAGCCGGTGGATGGTGAGAGGACCAGTGCTACCGGAAGGGGCTCCTTCATTCACAAGGAGCAGCTGAGGGTAGATGCCTCGTTGCAAAACCAGAATCTAGTATTGAGAAGTGAAAATAGAGTTGGCTCTTTCATGCTTCTCTGCTTGAGCTGAGGCTTTGAAATTGAGATCTTAGAgctttctgtatgtgtgtaaaaaATCAGCTTTGAGAGAATGTGTTGAGCCAGTTCTCCACCCAGACACGCAAAGTGATAGCAAACCTGATGTGCATCTTAAAACCGGCTCTGCCTGGCCGGGTGATGGAGCAAAAAGTAACAGCTGCAGTTTACACAGAGCTAGCTCGCTGAAATTACAAGCACCCGAGCGCATTATGTAACAAGAGACATTATCCAAGGTAACGCTTAAATTGCTAATAGGGTGCATTAGATTGCCAGTGATGTAATGTGCGGCAAAGCTCCTTttcaaaatgcacaaatgtttcTAATTCTCTGTGTTTACTGGTTATATGATCACATGAACTTTGCCTGTAAATCTCATTAGACACATCTTTTATTCTGAGCTACAAAAACTGTTTGCATTTtctttggggggaaaaaaataaccaTGAATTTGTTGTGCTTTCCCTTCACCCTACCCCCCTCTGTGACAGGTACAATGGCTCTCTGCCCAATGGAGATCGGGGTCGACGGAAAAGCAGATTTGCGCTATACAGGAGGACCAAAGCCAACGGTGTTAAGCCGAGCACTGTGCACATCCTCAACACACCCCAGGCCAGTAAGGTACAGAACAGATCATGAGATGAATCAGGGATTAAATGAGACTTTCAGAGAGAAGTAacccatttatattttttaatgtatattttagaCAAAATAATATCCTCTCAACAGAGTGATGAGTAATGCACTTTGGTAGTTTCATATTTTTACTGAGCTCAGCTGATTTAACATcttgaaaaacacaagactctTTCAGGGCAGTggcgtgttttctttttaattatttcagtAGCATGCAGTAAGCCCCTTTACATTATTTTTGGCAGACCTTAATGTTGACATTTCCAGTACAATAACGGCAGTTCCTAGCTGGGCCtcagagggtttttttctttgtaccaAAGTGCCTGCCAGAAACTGCCCCATCCAGTATAACATGTCTGCCTCTCCTGCATTCCTGCCTTTGGTTCCCAAGCTAAACTGCTAAACAAGCTGGAGGACCTGCTTACCCCTGCACCTCTGTGGGGccaatatttcaaacatttgttgAGAGTTTGCTCGCTGGCTGAGGGCCCTCAGGTTCGGGTTACTCTCACTTTGAGGAACTTGACTCCTGAATTCTGCTTAGAGGTTTTTACCTGTGACTGAGGAGTTTTAATCATTAactgtttgttctttcttttgcGTTCAAGTGGAATGTCCCTGCTACTTTAAAAAAGTTTATTGCCGCAAAGTTCAAGAGCAAACTGTGCTATTTTGTTTGTTACAGATTGTTTCAGAGATGGGAACTGCTGTTACCTTCCTTCCCCTTTTTACCACTGTTCCTCTTGGTCACACTGCTGCCAGAGCTGGGATTAGGAGGGTGAACTGAGGAGGAAGTTTTTGCAATAGGCTGGCCCTCTACTCTCAGCTGTGCACAGGGTCAAAAATAGCCATTCCTTAAGAGACCAGCAGCGTGGTGTGCTTCATTTGAACAGAGCCttctttttatattatatcCAATAGCTGTCTCCTTTACCTACTCCTGCTCCTTTACTGTGCAGCAGCCTCATACATATAAACACTCTGTGGCTGAGAAGCAGAGAGGGAAGGCTCACGTGTCCCTGCGCACTCTGGTGTTCATGACAGATAACAAGGAGCTCCCATGATGCCACTGCCAGCTTCCCTTTTCAACCTCTGCCCCTGGTATCTTATCTCCCCACTCAGTCTCAATTAATACCATATGTGCATGCGATGCGTTTGTGTTGGCTTTGTTTTGAGGGGCTGGCTGGGCAcatggttgtgtttttatttttactcctTCATCTCAGGGAGGAGGCGTGTGATATTTTGGAGGCGTGGTggttataaaaatatatctttcCGTTTGGAGCGCGTATGAACTTCTTTTAGCCGTTGAAACAGGTGCAGCAACATTTGTTTGTAACGGTGCGGTTGAGATGAGGCTGCATGTGATGACGACATTTGTCCCCGTCTGTCTGTGATGTACCAGCAGAGAGTGGCAGCGCTGATgacccactttctctctctctctctctctgtttccctcctGCACgtgacaaagagacagagattgGGGGGGGGTTTGAAAATGGAATTTGAAGATTAGAGTGGGATGATAGAGGCATTTGGTAGAGTGTAGATGGAAGCCGGGCCGAGTGGCTTTAACTTCCAGATGAGTGTTAACTGAGGTGCAGTCCTGGGCAGTTGATGGTCACTGTCATAGGAGTGTGAATTCACACGCTCTTCTTTGTCCCTCTTCTGGAAATTCCCGCCACAGTCACAAGAGATCTTTTTTTAAGcttatgtaaaaaaacacagaattaatCATTAAACAAGTTCACACTTCACATCCGGTGTTAAAGCCACGGACCAAGACATCAAACAATGACCGCTATGacagagattaaaaataaacaggtgGTGTGCTTATACTTATCATCAAGATAACATGTATTGGTTGTGTTTAATATGTGTATGTAATGAGTTgttcatttacttttatttcaggCTGTGAACTGTAAAGGCCAACACAGCATCTCCTACACACTGTCCAGGAACCAGACAGTAGTGGTGGAGTACTGCCATGATAAAGACACAGACATGTTTCAGGTAAAAACCAGTTCAGTGAGGGGTGACCTGTAGCTAAATGAGTAGGGGGCATGACACCACATGGACACATGTGCCCTGAGCAGTGAGACCCTGGTTACCCCTTCTTTGTTTCCCTgcattgcatttgtgttttcattattctTCTTAAATAAAGGCACAAATCTGAAAAATATCAAGCAAAATACAGTTAAACAGCCAGTTCAATGGCATGTTTGTATGTACGGATTGTTTTGGATCCTCTACAATTGTTTTATTGCACATACTATGATCTATTGCCCTCTTGAACCTCATCATCTACAAAGGGATAGTGTGTGTTtagagtgtgtgcatgctcatCTGATCTGTAGCATTAATCTGAATGTACCGCAAGGAGATGATGACCACAGGGGAGGTTAGCACTGAAGACACATGCTTCACATTCAGGCCTGTgtcttgtctctgtgtcttttaaaCACTGAATAACTGGATAtgaagacactgcagagaaaGGTAGCCATTCAAAAAACAGGACCCTAGGATAtttgaaaatttgaaaaaataaggAAGCAAAAGggggaaatgtttatttttacctctgtttgttcagCTTGTGGATTGTTTCGACATTTTTTCAGCGTTGATCTCTGTGGGCTGCATAAAATTAGCCTGAATATTATTTTATGGAGGGAAAACTAGAAACATGTTTTCCCATCTGAGATGTAGTGATGTAACAACATGCTGGTGTACAGAACTTTGTGTCCCAGTGTATCGTGTCTCAGCATTTTTtattacacacgcacacagcaaCGTGATCTTGTGCTTTCATTCAAATGTCAAACTGCCACAAAGTGGCAAAAAGGCTGAGCGGCCATGAAGCAGAAGAGTTCAGAGTTCAATCGTCTGCAGGGAATTGAAAAGAAACCACTGCCAGTGTCCATGTTCCTGCCAGGGTATTGAAGAGATCACAAGAAACTGCATaacaatatgatatgatattgattcattattgtgtttttagaTTGGGCGTTCCACAGAGAGCCCCATAGACTTTGTGGTGACTGACACAGTAGCAGGAGgccaggagggagaggagactCCCATCACACAGAGCACCATCTCCCGTTTCGCCTGCCGAGTCGTCTGTGAGCGCATCCCTCCCTTCACTGCCCGCATCTATGCAGCCGGGTTTGACTCCTCCAAAAACATCTTCCTTGGGGTAATTACTAGTTAGAGTATGATGGTATATGTCCAGAATCTTGATCTACGCTGCTGTCTTCTATATGTCTTTGGTATGCAAAGAAGTGGAATTCCACACAGTATGCATTAGTCTACATCATCTATGCTGTCTGTCTCCCCCACAGGAGAAAGCTGCTAAATGGAAAAACCCTGACGGTCACATGGACGGCCTAACAACCAATGGTGTGCTAGTAATGCACCCCAGGGGTGGATTCACTGAAGAGTCCAAACCCGGCGTATGGAGAGAGATCTCTGTTTGTGGAGACGTTtacacactgagagagaccCGCTCAGCACAGACCCCCGGCAAACTGGTCAGTGTCTTCAAGCATGCTGTGTACACAGATttaaatgtcactgtgacataTTTGAAGCATCACAGAGTATTAAACATACATACTGTTTAGTTAATaacatgtgtgtctgttataTTACCCTCTGCAGGTGGAGAATGAGAGTAATATACTGCAGGACGGCTCCCTGGTGGATCTATGTGGAGCTACTTTGCTGTGGCGTACAGCTGAAGGCCTCTTCCACACTCCCACCCAAAAACACCTGGAGGCTCTCAGGCAGGAGATCAACGCAGCACGGCCCCAGTGTCCTGTAGGCCTCAACACACTCGCCTTCCCCAGCATGCAGCGCAGCCGTGCCCTCTCCTCCCTGGAGGACAAGCAGCCTTGGGTGTATTTGGCATGTGGCCACGTGCACGGTTACCACAACTGGGGCCACCGCTCAGAGCACGAGCCCAACACCCAGCGGGAGTGCCCCATGTGCCGGGTGGTGGGGCCGTATGTACCACTGTGGCTGGGCTGCGAGCCGGCCTTCTACGTGGACACAGGTGCCCCCACGCATGCCTTCGTACCCTGTGGACACGTGTGTTCAGAGAAGTCCGTCAAGTACTGGGCGGAGATCCCTCTGCCTCACGGCACCCATGCTTTCCACGCCGCCTGCCCCTTCTGTGCCACACAGCTCAGCCTCACTCAGGGCTGCTCCAAGCTAATCTTCCAGGGCCCGGTGGACTGAGCGAAAGGGTCCTGCTCTGGCAGAAGAGATTAGATGGGAATGCCAACATGCTGTGAAACTGTTCAGATTATTTTGTGCTTTCTTTTGTTCATGTAAACCAGCTGTGGGTAGGAGTAAGTCTTCTAAACCTCTGGTCATATACTGTGGATTCTGCACAACAGAGAGCCATTACACATTGTTCAGGGCCTCTTGTGGCTGTTTGGATGGCCACTGTGGGATACAGAGATGTGGAGCACATTGGACCACAGATCCCTGGCTCTGCCAGACTGAAATACTGTTTTCAGCTGTCCTGCCAACCAACCGCTTTAAATAAGGCTCCAGCACTGGGCTGTTCAAACTACAATGCCTGCTGGTTTTCCATCAGAGGGCAGCAGGATTAAGGTTGTAGAAGGAATGAGTCGTTTTTACCCATGAATCAGACTCAACCAGATAAAAGCGAGCAGGGGTAGTTGGAGAAGGATTTATTGGCTAGTTCCTGAAGAGTCTGAGACAAAGTTTTTACAAAGCCAGACAGCTGGACTGTTGGCTGGGAGAAAAACCAGGAGAAGTTTGGGGTCTAATTCTAATGGATGAATAGTAAAGTGCTCCCCACTGACCTCTCAGCCTTAACCCGGGATCCAAACCATGTAACTGCAGAGGTGGCTTCCATTTACTCAACAAACTTTGAGAGGGGGGGGGTATTTTTCATAAATGAGAAAGATATTTTATTGAAGGCAAAGGAAGAAGTCATTTTTCATacagaagacaaaaagaaatgacaaCCCACACTATCCTCCACATTTTTATCTGACAGAAGAGGTATTTTGCTACACTGAGGCCCTTGTACTGTTTCCTAATGCAAATGTTAATATATTTTTCTCCTGCATAAATAGTGTGTGCAAGAATGTTTTCGAGtgagtgcgtgcatgtgtgagtgtgtgcgcggGTTGGACTCTGTGGGTGCCCTCAGGCCTTTTTGTTTGCATCGGCCTGCATCATCTACACCCAACCCCCCCCCTATCCCCCCTCGCTGTGATATCGCCCACCTCCCAAAAGAGAGAACACAGGAATTAAAACCAAGCTCCGCAGGGTCTGACAATGaatgtacacatacacattgaCTCTCCTCACTGGTGGTGCTTCACTTATACAACCTGCATTCTCATTGTCTGTGCTGTTAAAGGTACAAATAATGCCTATTCGACTGTACAAGCACATGACATAACCACACCTGCTTGCAAGCCAGCTAGCTTGCTACACCCCtaccctccacacacacacacgtactgtaTTCAGTCTGCACTGTTGTTAGCTTTATCCCATGCTGGGCCTGATCCAATGATTTCTACGCTCGCAAACCTGGGCACGGTCTCAGCAGCACTCAGAGATTATACCAAATATAAGGAGgagctgtttttctctcctcagatgCAAGATGTAAAcccaaactgctgctgtgcagagtGTTGACAGGCTCTGGATTACAGTCGAGGCTGTTCACTTGCATGCACCAAGCTCCATGGGGAATAATGATATTATCGCACACAATGCCAAACTTGGTGAGGTTCCGTCGTGTGAGGATGAGTCTTGCCCAAAACAAAGAAGCAGATCAATTGAAGCTAAAGAATCTGGGACGAATCTGCGCGTTCTACGGTGTTCGCTTAGCAGACTGTGCCCATGTGTTAAGCGTTGTCGCAAGCATTAATTATGACGCTAgtttaataaatacaatattgagCATTACATGTATGAGATTTTAGAGTCACGTTTGTATTTGAGCGTTGGAAAATTCTCCCAAAGTTGTGAAATGATGGATAAAAGATTTTTGCTGAGGGGCAGAGTCCACCATGATTAAGGGCTCTGAGActtctccaaaaaaaaaagatagtatCTCCACAGCAGTGGTCGAGCATTTTCCTTTCTGGTTCCTTCCTAAGAGAAACATACTTAGCATTCTTAAAAAGTATCTGCAGCATTACGCCTCACTCAAACCACAGAGTGTTTCCAAATCACTCGACTTCTCCAGATTTTATGTAACTGCCGCACCGGGTCGAGCACTAAGCCACATGCTGTACAGTAGCATTCCTTTCTAACACTTTCAGCTCCGACACCGTGCCCGCTGCTTAAGACCGCATTCTGTAACAGCTGCAGAGTAGCTGCCTCAAACATTCCTTCTTGGTAAACATGGGTGGGGCCCTCAGTTCACCCAAGGGCTTGTTCTATGATTTTTGTCTCCTACAGGAACTCTGTACACAAGCCATACAAACGCACTGATGCTCCCAATGCCTCTTTTGcaaagaataaaatattttttaaaaatatgtccGAGTGAGTTGTTCGTCTCTGATTTTAGGCCCGATGACGTGCTGGGACGCAGGGAATTTTAAAAGTGAGccactgcttttaaaaaaaaaaaaaaaaggtacaagCAATTATTGAGAATTCGCTCCTTTTTTATTCACCCACTGGCTTTGAACTGCAGAAGTCTCTGCTGCGTTCACACAACACAGCGTACGTTTAATCACAGTTACATACGTGTTTCATCATTCTCTGCTATCTTGGTCAACAAAAAGGCTCTGAATGTTGATTAGCACCATCAAACAGTACGGTTTTAAGATAAGAGTTTtcttgaagtgttttttttttattcgttCATTTCATATTAAAATCTTATCCACCCCATCTTAATGTTTACCACAGGAAGTGATTGCATGAGAAAAAATTCCCTGGTGTGCTGGTCAGGCTGTAATTCCTCTCTGTAGCCATAGGAGGGCACTATTTCCTCAACAATAGAGATGTTGGCACCAACCACAGAGCCTGCGGCATCCAATAGCCAAAAGCAAAGAGCTGAGAAATTGAAGTTTGATGcggtttttattattatgaaaaaGACACAAGTGTAAATGCATCTGAATGAAGATCAACTGAATTAACTAAACTGACATACCTCTGTACACAGGCCTGGAAATCTACTATATGTGCAATTAGTCTCCTAGGGGATGTATGTGGGCTATATATTTAGTTTACTGAGGAATCTTGagcatttcaaatgtctttgcCTTTGCTTTTTCTTCCAAATTAATTATACTGCCTTtagatttatttcagttttaaattcacATAAAACATGCCTGAAAACCCCCCCCTGCACATTTGTGAGCaatttttagtgttttatttttctgtgcatgcaaaaaaaaaacatttttacacgaTGGCGATGATGACATTTTCCATCACTTTGCCTGTGACTTCATCTCCTCTATAATAAGGGCACATGAAAGGGATTTAAATACATAACATGTCAGTTAGGCGTGTGGCGAGAAATGGAGCTGTGGGACGCCGTGCTTCCTAATTAACATTTCTGCAGTAGATGTGAGATGGGTTCATGTGTCGGCACACTCGCCTGTTTTCCTGAATGACAGAAAAGACACTGAAGGTGACAGCATGCTAATTTTGAGATCGCTCAGTGGCTCCCCTGCCTTAAGCAGGGCAGGGTTATGCAAATAAAGTGCAATGgtacaatattttttttatttatttcttcagcCAGCTTCCTGAATGAGAAAGTGAGAACCAAGTGCTGTACTGATGCTTGTCTAGATTGATATGACACATACTCTATTATCACCTTTGTGATCCTAATTAACTTCTAGGAGTCACAAACAACAATTTTCAAAGAACTTCATTTCAGctgcatttatatttggataaaTTGCTCTTTCCTCTCTATGAATCCCTTTTGAAGGCAAACAGAAAGGAAGCGGCACATGATGTTCTCAGGCTCCTCGcagcctctgtgtttttcatttatgcacGATCAAAGCGGTGTGGAGGAAACACAACCACTGTCCATCCCTCAAAACCTTATTTTGTTGGTTTAATGTGGACATTAGGAAAACAGCACACACCAGAGGCACAGCTATGATATTTGTTTAGGGAAGAAGTGAAGTGTGGAGAGATGGTGTGTTGGTGAACACACTAAGTAAACTTTTAACTTCTGCTGTAATTTAGTGCTGCACTTCTACAAGGTTGGGGAATCGGAGGAGACAGAAGGAAGCAGCCTTCACTTAGGCCCAACAagccccttaaattcaatcaagctgcagcaaaagtcacacactcacaaacatcagtttcctaaatgtgcctgatttctgTGTAACATTCTTAATTACTCCCACGGAAAAACAATATCtcgccctatctcacaatgttgaaaaaaaaatgattacaAATATTCCTGAGCCGGATCTGCACCAAGATGTAATGGGTTCGTCTCTGACCCTTCCACCATTTTTTGATTGTTGTGAAATCCATTCTGTTATatctgtgtaatcttgcttatacaatcaaacaaacaactggGCCGGGGGGGCAGAGGTATAAtcaaaactgaactgaactgaataccCTGACGCAAAATCCCAGACTGCACCTCAATGGCACTGAATAAGAAGTGCACACTGACACATCCCAAACTGATGCAGTGTCTTTCACAAACACGGCAGCTTTAAGTGACATCGACCTTAAGGGAAGAGTAAAGTTATGGCAGTTCACATGGAGGActgtcatttaaatttaaacttgtATAACATGGTGAtaagttttatgacaactgattCCATGACCATTACTCTTCACATGAGCTGTGAGCGGACTGGACCAAACAGACCATACACACGGTGGCCACATTACAAATGTACATAAACCTTAAAAATATCAGGAGCATAAGCAAACTAACAAGGACATGAAACAGTGTCATGAGCCTTTGCTCTTATGTTTGAGAATCATATGAAAAACAGTAGCTTCAGAAATGTGTATCTGTCCTGTGCGTCCTCTGTCACTGCTGATGTTTATGCATTAAACTAAATAACGGTTGGAAAGCTGTCTGCTGTGACTCGTGAGATCATTTGAAACTGTTGAGATTGACTGTGAAATGTAAAACAGAGGTTTCCTTCTCAAAGTTTTCCCCTGACAACACATTATATTACTTTGGAATATCATGTGCAGCAGATAAACTGTCACCCAGCTTCACATCATAAAAGTTCCCTAATCTGCATTTGAAGGGTTCATCCCTTTAGTTTCCTCCCTGAGACCTACCACGTGAGATGCCACAGGTGTCTGTGGGCCGAGTGCCAGGCTGTCAGCAGGACACCTCAGCCTGGCAAGGTGAGGGCTGTAATATTCACCTCAATTACCCAGCATGCAACTGAGGCAAATTATACGCAGATCATCATCTGTAACTGGCAGATAGTGCTCTTCTTCCACTCGTGGCAATTAAAGCAACAGCACATGCAAACCACGCAGgagcaaaacatttattttttaatctccCGGCAAATTGGGCTGCCATGTGCACGGTGGCACGGCGCTGTTAACTCCTCACTGTTTCTGTCTTGTGTGGTCGGTCGTGGAGGTTGTTTCCATCATTTGCTGCACAGATATCCTGCTTTACTTCTTCTTTGTCCGGGCCAGAGGTCAAACGCCTCACGCGGGACCGGTGTCGGAGCCGatcttgtcttttcttctttttttctgctgttgctTCGGGGGAAGGTTTGCAGCAGTAACATTACACATTTCAAAGCTGTGTGCTGTGCAGTTTGGAGAGGATTATGATTATATCAGGCCTATTTACTATTTCATGTGGCTCTTGATGATACTTTGTGCTCGGGCCTACTCAGCTTATTACTTTCCCAATGAATAACAAATGAGTTGTCAAATAAAAAGGCAAGTAAACACGGGCTAAAGAGACGCTGATGCAAATATTTCATGAGAACATATGAGGAGGCAAATCAACCTCTGAATTCAAACAACAAGAGTGTGACGGAGTCTGTACGTCTTTGAACCCTTCATGGCCTCTTTCTCCCGTCTGCTCTTACGCAGGCACATGTGGCGTCTTGCCTACTCATCCAAACAAGGGGCCAAATTACTTTAATTATGGAGTAATTGCAGTCTTGTGTTAATTAAATCTTTATCAGTTGAAGTAAGTGGATTGCTCCCACATGGAAACCATGCAGCGACGTGCTggcttgccccccccccccctcctccatctcagtctaaaaatgtcttttcttcgCAGTCTCACCCggctctcccctctccctcaccCCTGGGTCTCGCACTGAAATGATTGGGATTATAGCGTCATTTCTGGGGGGAAGGAGAGTTGTTGTTTCACCAACTCTGTCATTAGCCAGCTatcgcccccccccccgaaaaacatactataaaaaacatgatGGCGCTGGAGAAAGGGAGTGTCCTCCACTGGCAGATGAGATACAAGATTTATCTTAGGTTCCTGGTGTTTGACAAAATTGAATCCTCTCATTTTAATTGCTCTCGACTAGGTGTGCTGCTCCGGGCGATGGAAACAGGAGCTCTCTGTGTCCGTCCCCTTGTTCTCTGCAGACTATTTTGTTCCATTGTGCAAAGTGCCGATTATGATTTGCTTTATCCTTGTCATCTATCTTATTTAGGAACATTTAGATAGCCACATGGTACAAAGGAACAGCAGTCCGCCTTGTTATTACGTGCGTTTGAGTCCCCTGCTTCCTGTAATGAGAACAGGATCACAGCAGAGAATTAATCTCTCTGAAGACTTACTCACCGGTTCAAGGCCTCACTACATGGACACTTTGtagaaaatggaagaaaagtGGCTTGTTTTGTTGAGCTCTAAAGGCTTTTGAGGAATATTAATACagcctgtgtgtctctctgctttCGCTCCACAGTTTTTAATAACgattataatacatttatttgatggTGCCTTTCTCAACACCCAAGGACAcctcacatacaaacacaggaaTAATGAACTCTTTGTGGTGTTCTGGCCTCTGGGACCTATTTTCAATGTTtactaaaacaaaaactaatacagtaaattattttttaacctCAGAATAATTGGCGTTGGCTCATTTTCTGtggagacgtgtgtgtttgtgtgtaagtgggagaaagagagagagatagagagagaaagtaaaagtCCCGATTTAAGTATTTTCATCAATCTCAGATGCGGCCAGTTGCAAAAGTTTGACACATAATAAATGCATAGTGATGAAAAACATTCTGTCGTGTATTTGTTCAAGATAAATATATCTGTACCCATATTTCTATAATAATTGTTTTCTATATTACATTTGATCACAAACATGACTTGCACTTTAATTGATGAATGTGATCTAACAGAAGTAAATGGCCGTGCAGGTTAGTATCAGATAAACATCATGGATCCATACTGGCAAACACTGGCTGAGACATGAACACCACAGGAGTTTTATAGTCAATGGTTCTAAATAGATCAAGAGGCAGAGACACCTAACAATACATACAAGGtaaacaatgaaattaattaagtaaatccaaatgttaaaattaaattagATATGACGGGAGAGAATAGGATGAGGTCATGTTGGGTAAACTGAATGTCCAGGATGTTGCTCCATGTTTTTCAGAGTAAGAGGAGGGGGGGACGTTTTTGCAGGATAGAAATAAGTAGATCCCCAGAGTGACTATGAACAAGTTAATGATACATTACACTGATATAAATATTCATCCTTAGttccaataaaacaaaatgtataaatctgaatgaacattttcactgtgtaCTGTGTCATAATGTGCATATCACTTAATGTCATCACCTTTATTAATCCACTGCTATTCAAACATCACTGTTGTTCATTTGCAGTCATTGATTCACAAATGCACCAATTGAAATGCTACAGTTTTGTCTGGACACtgtcagagagcagctgctcaGTAGTGAGAATGTTTATGGGACGATGCGCGGCTGGAATTGTGGCTGTGAAGCAGATTCAAAAAAGGCTTAAGTGGATTACACCTCATTTCAAGGATGCTTAAGGTAAGATTAAAACAGATATGTGGTAAGTGAGGAAAATACAAACTCAAATATTTCACTCAGTGGTCTCGTGAGCCACTTGCTCATGCATGGATCTCCTGTTCGTATTTGTGAGCCTAAAAAGAATCAGCAAATGGTGTGAGACAATATGTAGATTGtcaaagtaacacacacacacacacacacacacacacacacacacacacacacacacacacacacacgtttcaaacaacagttttgctctgtTGGACCGTCACAATTCACCATTAATGCCCTTTCTTATCTCATGCTACAAATCCCCAGC contains:
- the peli2 gene encoding E3 ubiquitin-protein ligase pellino homolog 2 isoform X2, with the translated sequence MFSSSQEEHCAPSKDPVKYGELVVLGYNGSLPNGDRGRRKSRFALYRRTKANGVKPSTVHILNTPQAVNCKGQHSISYTLSRNQTVVVEYCHDKDTDMFQIGRSTESPIDFVVTDTVAGGQEGEETPITQSTISRFACRVVCERIPPFTARIYAAGFDSSKNIFLGEKAAKWKNPDGHMDGLTTNGVLVMHPRGGFTEESKPGVWREISVCGDVYTLRETRSAQTPGKLVENESNILQDGSLVDLCGATLLWRTAEGLFHTPTQKHLEALRQEINAARPQCPVGLNTLAFPSMQRSRALSSLEDKQPWVYLACGHVHGYHNWGHRSEHEPNTQRECPMCRVVGPYVPLWLGCEPAFYVDTGAPTHAFVPCGHVCSEKSVKYWAEIPLPHGTHAFHAACPFCATQLSLTQGCSKLIFQGPVD
- the peli2 gene encoding E3 ubiquitin-protein ligase pellino homolog 2 isoform X1, producing MFSSSQEEHCAPSKDPVKYGELVVLGYNGSLPNGDRGRRKSRFALYRRTKANGVKPSTVHILNTPQASKAVNCKGQHSISYTLSRNQTVVVEYCHDKDTDMFQIGRSTESPIDFVVTDTVAGGQEGEETPITQSTISRFACRVVCERIPPFTARIYAAGFDSSKNIFLGEKAAKWKNPDGHMDGLTTNGVLVMHPRGGFTEESKPGVWREISVCGDVYTLRETRSAQTPGKLVENESNILQDGSLVDLCGATLLWRTAEGLFHTPTQKHLEALRQEINAARPQCPVGLNTLAFPSMQRSRALSSLEDKQPWVYLACGHVHGYHNWGHRSEHEPNTQRECPMCRVVGPYVPLWLGCEPAFYVDTGAPTHAFVPCGHVCSEKSVKYWAEIPLPHGTHAFHAACPFCATQLSLTQGCSKLIFQGPVD
- the peli2 gene encoding E3 ubiquitin-protein ligase pellino homolog 2 isoform X3; its protein translation is MTAMTEIKNKQAVNCKGQHSISYTLSRNQTVVVEYCHDKDTDMFQIGRSTESPIDFVVTDTVAGGQEGEETPITQSTISRFACRVVCERIPPFTARIYAAGFDSSKNIFLGEKAAKWKNPDGHMDGLTTNGVLVMHPRGGFTEESKPGVWREISVCGDVYTLRETRSAQTPGKLVENESNILQDGSLVDLCGATLLWRTAEGLFHTPTQKHLEALRQEINAARPQCPVGLNTLAFPSMQRSRALSSLEDKQPWVYLACGHVHGYHNWGHRSEHEPNTQRECPMCRVVGPYVPLWLGCEPAFYVDTGAPTHAFVPCGHVCSEKSVKYWAEIPLPHGTHAFHAACPFCATQLSLTQGCSKLIFQGPVD